In the Borrelia turicatae 91E135 genome, one interval contains:
- a CDS encoding glycine--tRNA ligase encodes MIKIEDIISLAKRKGFVFQSSEIYGGLSGVWDYGPLGIELKKNIQKEWWNTMVYLHENVVGLDSSILMRPEVWEASGHVDSFLDLLVDCKNCKNRFRIDSIDLSNGCSSCNSIGTFTAPRSFNLMFKTNIGAVEDSSNEIYLRPETAQGIFVNFRNVLDSTRLKVPFGIAQVGKAFRNEIVAKNFIFRTCEFEQMEMQFFVHPNQMSDWYYYWQQKRMNFFIETLGIRSDNLRFKEHKGDELAHYAKAAVDIEYKFPFGFQEIEGIHNRGNYDLSQHAKFCGKPKLFEYHDLTSGDKYIPYVIETSLGLTRSVLMTLCDAYAHEELEGEGKRIVLRLHPKLAPYKVAILPLVKKDGLPELARKVFMQFSDDFYMFYDDNGTIGKRYRRQDEIGTPYCVTVDYDTIENRTVTLRDRDSMAQIRIPIDDLYSYIRTEILNYKGVANR; translated from the coding sequence GCTTAAGAAAAACATACAAAAAGAATGGTGGAACACCATGGTTTACTTACATGAAAATGTGGTAGGATTAGATAGTTCGATTTTAATGAGACCTGAGGTTTGGGAAGCATCAGGACATGTTGATAGTTTTTTAGATTTATTAGTGGATTGTAAAAATTGTAAGAATAGATTTAGAATAGATTCTATTGATTTGTCTAATGGTTGTTCTAGTTGTAATTCTATAGGTACGTTTACAGCCCCAAGAAGTTTTAACTTAATGTTTAAGACTAATATTGGAGCTGTTGAGGATAGTTCTAATGAAATTTATTTAAGGCCGGAAACTGCTCAGGGTATTTTTGTTAACTTTCGCAATGTGTTAGATTCTACAAGACTCAAAGTTCCTTTTGGCATAGCTCAGGTTGGTAAGGCCTTTAGGAATGAGATAGTAGCTAAGAATTTTATATTTAGGACTTGTGAATTTGAACAGATGGAAATGCAATTTTTTGTACATCCTAATCAGATGAGTGATTGGTATTATTATTGGCAGCAAAAGAGAATGAATTTTTTTATTGAAACTCTTGGAATAAGATCTGATAATCTTAGGTTTAAAGAACATAAAGGGGATGAACTTGCTCATTATGCTAAAGCAGCAGTTGATATTGAGTATAAATTTCCATTTGGTTTTCAAGAAATTGAAGGAATTCATAATAGAGGTAATTACGACTTGTCTCAGCATGCAAAGTTTTGTGGTAAGCCTAAATTGTTTGAATATCATGATTTAACAAGCGGTGATAAATATATTCCTTATGTTATTGAGACGTCTCTTGGACTTACAAGGAGCGTTTTAATGACTCTTTGTGATGCTTATGCTCATGAGGAACTTGAGGGAGAAGGTAAACGAATAGTTCTGCGTTTGCATCCTAAACTTGCTCCTTATAAGGTTGCAATACTTCCTCTTGTAAAAAAAGATGGGCTTCCTGAGCTTGCCAGAAAGGTGTTTATGCAGTTTAGCGATGATTTTTACATGTTTTATGATGACAATGGTACAATAGGCAAACGTTACAGGCGTCAAGATGAGATTGGTACACCTTATTGTGTAACAGTAGATTATGATACTATTGAAAATAGAACGGTTACTTTAAGGGATAGAGATAGTATGGCTCAAATAAGGATTCCTATTGATGATTTATATTCATATATTAGAACTGAAATTCTAAATTATAAGGGAGTTGCAAATAGATGA
- the tyrS gene encoding tyrosine--tRNA ligase: MNLALEILEKRGFLKQCTNLEALSTLMDKERVVFYVGVDATSTSLHIGHLIPFMVMAHLQRQGHIPIALVGGGTTKIGDPSGKDAMRKILSKEDIEKNVKAIRAQLLRIIDFSHGYILDNSAWLDNINYIEFLRDIGVCFSVNRMLGFETYKRRIKDGLSFIEFNYQLLQSYDFYMLNKIKNCKLQIGGDDQWGNIVSGVDLIKKKLGTEVFGLTLPLITRSDGKKMGKSEKGAVYLDAELYSVYDFYQYFRNVPDLDVKNFLYLFTFLGDDEIEHMSSVKGYLLNKAKETLAFEITKIVHGEDAALKASSAARAAFKGSEGDRADIPFFKLALDSLEGSILLIDLMVLSKVVSSKSEARRLINSGGVYIDKVRIGDQDYCLNKDNFINGEIELKIGKKRILRVIL; the protein is encoded by the coding sequence ATGAATCTTGCCTTAGAGATTTTGGAAAAAAGAGGATTCTTAAAACAGTGTACAAATTTGGAAGCTTTAAGTACATTAATGGATAAGGAGAGAGTAGTTTTTTATGTTGGTGTTGATGCTACTTCTACTTCATTGCATATTGGACATTTGATTCCTTTTATGGTAATGGCACACCTTCAAAGGCAAGGTCATATTCCGATTGCTTTGGTTGGTGGTGGAACTACAAAGATAGGAGATCCTTCAGGTAAGGATGCAATGCGAAAAATTTTGTCAAAAGAGGATATAGAAAAAAATGTTAAGGCAATAAGAGCACAATTGCTTAGAATAATAGATTTTAGTCACGGGTATATCCTAGATAATTCAGCATGGCTTGATAATATTAATTATATTGAGTTTTTAAGAGATATTGGGGTTTGCTTTTCTGTTAATCGTATGTTGGGTTTTGAAACTTATAAGAGAAGAATTAAGGATGGTCTTTCGTTTATTGAATTTAATTATCAACTTTTGCAGTCATATGATTTTTATATGTTAAACAAAATTAAGAACTGTAAGCTTCAGATTGGGGGCGATGATCAATGGGGAAATATTGTCTCAGGTGTTGATTTAATTAAGAAAAAGTTGGGAACAGAAGTTTTTGGACTTACATTGCCGCTTATTACAAGAAGTGATGGTAAAAAGATGGGCAAATCAGAAAAGGGAGCAGTTTATCTCGATGCAGAGCTTTACAGTGTTTATGATTTTTATCAATATTTTAGGAATGTTCCAGACTTGGATGTTAAGAATTTTTTGTATTTATTTACTTTTTTGGGCGATGATGAAATCGAACATATGTCAAGTGTTAAAGGGTATTTGTTAAATAAGGCAAAAGAAACCTTGGCGTTTGAAATAACAAAAATTGTTCATGGAGAAGATGCAGCTTTAAAGGCATCCTCAGCAGCTCGAGCAGCATTTAAAGGAAGTGAAGGGGATAGAGCAGATATTCCTTTCTTTAAATTGGCATTAGATAGTTTAGAAGGAAGTATTTTATTAATTGACCTAATGGTTCTCTCTAAAGTTGTATCTAGTAAGTCAGAGGCTAGGCGGCTTATTAATTCTGGTGGAGTTTATATAGATAAGGTGAGAATAGGGGATCAAGATTATTGTCTTAATAAGGATAATTTTATCAATGGTGAAATTGAACTTAAAATTGGCAAAAAGAGGATTTTGAGGGTTATTTTGTAG